Sequence from the Strix aluco isolate bStrAlu1 chromosome 16, bStrAlu1.hap1, whole genome shotgun sequence genome:
CATTGAGTGTTGCGCGTTGGCATTGTAGTCATGCCACTGGCATCTGCGAATGAAAACACAGCCTTGGCGTTTTTCATGTTCTTCAGGTGACCGAGACAACTTGCTTTGCTCACTGCAAAGTTGTGCTAATCTGGCAGTTTTAATATGTGGGCACATGCACACCCTTGTATGGATGCAGAGAGTTCTTACTGattatttctctgtttaaaattctttgtgCACATAGCTGCATTTGTGCTAATCAGTGTATTACATATATATGGTCGTATTGGTAAAAATCTAAAGCATAGAAAAGGCTAAAATGGGTCACTTTTTGTACTCCCATGACTTCTTCGACACAAGTATTTAACAGCTAATAAAAACTTAGACATATCCAAGAGAAATTGTCTTATGCAAGTGTAAAATATGTGTAACTCCCAAGTTGAGACCTGTATTTCCCAGGCTGGTGTGTGTGTTTACGTGTGTTTTCTTCCAAGTGGGTCTCACCTCGTTGCTAGTGGCTGTGTCTGGTGTTCCTTCttaggaggaaaaacaaaagagccTGTTTCAAAGTTGTGTTGTACATACATTTAACTTCAGGTTAAATTTCTAGTTGACTAGCAGATGATGTGTggccaaaaggaaaaaatatgtatgCCTTACTCAGTTTTgctctattttcttctttacaaatttatttattaatggaGGCATGGATTATTAAGGATTGTAGGAGCTGACTTCTACGGGATGTTTGCCAGCCCAAGAACTTCagatttgtttcaaagctttcaGGGAATGTGGATGATGTGTTGTATATGTTATTGAAAGTATTGGTGGGAGGATTATGTCCATAGAGAGTTTACCTTAACATTTCCTTAAAGTATAAGTTTGAAATCTGTTGTAAGATGTGAGGGTGGTGGtgctgttggtttgttttgtttttttttaactttgtttttgtttaatttcagggAAAGCTCAGGCAGAAGGTGGATCAGCTCGGACATCACTTCTTATTTTAGTGTCCATCTTCTTATCAGCTGCTTTCCTTATGTTCCTGGTATATAAAAATTTCCCGCAACTTAGTGAGTAAGTATGTCAGGAAAGgtaaattaatttgcttttcattcagTATCAAATTGTCGAGGAGCCTACAGGGGGTTAAGTGATTTTTAAACTGAGTTAATTATagacataacatttttttttttttaaattgattttataaTCTAGAATGTCAGGATACAGAGTTTAATACTGAAATACTAACTGGTAGGATCTGTGTGAACAGTTGTACTTGACCTAGGGTTTCTGTTGGACAGTTGAGATATACGTTTAGAAAAGTTACCCCCTGTCACATTAGCAGTGGTAACTCactatgttcttaactttcttcAGTTGAGACCCAAAACGTGCTTGGTTAGGGctaggtttattttaaaattccttgtGCGCTGGTATAGCTGCAGGCTGTTGTCAAAGGGGACATTCTTTTTCATAACTAAGCTTCAcgttctctttttctcctttttgttgcaTCTAATACTTGTGTTGGGAAGGTAGATAGTTTCACAAGGTGGAAGCCTGCTTGTctgacaattttctttttttcttttagtatttaattttctgtctgaTTAGCTTGCTCAACAAGTTCAGTTTGCAACAGTCCAATCACTAAGTCTGATACAGAGGAAGAGAGGACACTCAACTGTGCTGCCCAGGGTTGCACCAGATTAAGGTGTGACATGAGATTCTGCTCTTAaagctttgtttgtttgtgagGTAAAGCTCTGCTGCTCTTGCTGCACTTCAAATGTTATGACCCTAGCATTGAGGCAGTTATAGTTGTTTTTGGCTGAAATGTTGACTGCTGTTCAGTTGCCAAGGTTTGGTTGGAGTAATTATTTTTTGATCAGTGCGtggtaagaagaaaaatgtaatccTAGAAGTGAAGCAGATTATtgtaatgaataaaaaaattatggTTTGCAAATATCTAAAACTGAGGATTTTCTAATACAAAACACCATGTAAATTCTAAGTGTTTATCTGAGAACATTATCACAATGATGATCATGTGGTTTGTTTGCTGAGGTTGTAGTTTAGTGATGTAGTGTATCTAATTATCCATATATTCAGTAAGTAATTTTACTATACCGTTTGATTATATTTACCAccattcctgcttttttttttttttcttccagagaagaaagagaatgtATAAAGATTCCTAGAGATATGGATGATGCGAAGGCCTTGGGAAAAGTCCTGTCCAAATATAAGGACACATTTTATGTTCAAGTATTAGTGGCTTATTTTGCCACGTATGTTTTGTATCCTTTTTCTGATATAAAAGGCAGTTTTGATGTAgtgatatttctctgaaaaatcaatgaaaaatacaAACTTAAATTGCTGATCATAGGTGAAGAGGCTAACCTGCCTGGATGTGTTTATAAATAGACACAAATATTCAGAAATCTTTGAGCTTAAAAGTATTTCTTACGTGTTTCAGTATGCTTTTTGGACTGTAAGAAAGGGCTGAGTAGAAGGAAATTGGTGCATGCATGTACAGTTGTAAATGGTGCTGGGTATTTGCATGCAGCCTGACCTTGATTGTGTCTGTTGTGGACAAGATTTTGAGCTTTGATACTAGACTCGGACTCATTTTATTGCCAGTTAGAAATTACTGTTGATTCTAAAGGAAAACTGAGACTACTGCACTGTTCTTCCTTGAGACATTCAGAAGTGCCATATGTGAGTAATTTACAGAATATTATACACCGTTTCTCGAGGAAAGCATTTTGAACCTTCTTTCATCACTGCAGTGGCaacattcagaaaacaaatctCTTATTTCCTTTGAGAGCACTAAATTTCTGAAGTACTTTCTGCCTAGGGAGACACAAAGGCTACCTGTGTTCTGTGTTAACTTTTTTCTGAGTGCTGAATATATTAATTAATCATTAAACACACTCTTAACTGGAACACTTAACTAAAGgttaataacttttaaaagccGTACAAGAGGTCTGTTTCATAGTTTAATGCGGGAGGCTTTTGTAACAGAGAAGAATCAGCGCTGAATGTGCCATTAGTAATTATCCTCTAGCCTTGTTCTTCTTACGTGAAATTCACAAATAAtagatttatgaagaaaattaaaatgttaggCTTTATATATTAACAGGAAGGAGAACAAAAATTGGCTGTTTATTGACACTACTGTAGCAGCCAATGTGACATTTACTGTCTCAGCAGTAGACTGTGATCAGTGACAAGCATGTTGGTTATCTCAGAACCTTGACACTTGCTTAGAAGAAGCTGTATTGGTTGTAATGGACTTTATATAAAGAAAGACTACTTGGCTTTTTGATACTTGAGTCAATTCAACTCAGATAAAATAGTGTGCAATTTTTTTTCGCTGTATAAGATTTCTATGCGAACTGGGCAATACATCATAGTCTGAAGTATCCCCTGCACACCTTAAGCTCAACAGCCTATTTGCATATGCTGCAGAAACttaatttttgccttttcaaaaagTTCTGACTGATACTGGTGGTGATATATCCTAGTTATCTAGTGATTGTAGCATGCCTGTTTGTAAGGAAGTAGTAGTTGCCTTCATAAATGTGAGTCTTTTATGGAACTCATAGTAGTTACGGGCTCGGACAGTTCTGTGAGCTTTTCAGAGAGAATATCTGAAATCTGCATCTCTAGTCAACAATGTAAAAATCAGAAGTATGTGTTTCCTGTAATGTCACAATAAATCCCCAGTGTCAACTGTTGcacagatgaagagaaaaatgtagTACAGCTTTTATTATTTAGTGACTTATTTTTGTATGTGTAATAATGAATCTACCCCTTGTTTTTCTGTGCTTGGGCTTCTTGTGCTACTCTGTAATATTTTGAAGTAAAGATCTTTAGAGGCTATGcctatttatatttatgctttttcAAATTGTAATATGTATCTTGACTGCTTATAAAATTCAGAATTGGgtagttttttaatttattttttttttcttaactaagATGCATTCAGCTTGCAAACATTTGCTATTCCTGGGTCGATATTTCTCAGTATCCTGTCAGGGTTTCTTTATCCCTTTCCGCTGGCCTTATTTCTTGTTTGTCTGGTAAGTATGGAAAATAGTTTGTGAGGGCATATATTTCTATCTATTTGGAATACAACCGAGCATCTGAACAGCTTCCTGTTTGAAATGATCAGAGGCTGAGTGAAATAGGGGTATACTTTAGTTTCTGAGGAATGAATGAATTCTCATTCAGTTCTGTTGTGAGAATGGCATTACCCACAAAGTTCACTGTAGCATTGGGTGATGATCCAAAAGACTAAACTGTTTCTCCGATTTTCTTAATAATGGACGCATCTGAGTGTGAATCAGCCAGAGTCTCCTTTACTTTATATTTGTCTAGCATCCACCAGAACCCGATTGTAATTTCAGAACAcaattactgcatttttattattgcACTGCAAAACACATCtgtttttaaatggcttaaaTACCCAGGACGCTTAATTTAAGATATGAAATGTATGTTACTGACAATCTTCAAAACATGTCATGTACAAAAGATAGTCCTAATGAGCCTTAGTACGTAATAACGAGATAATTGAGTACATATGGAGGATCAAGTTGATGAATTTTCAAGTTTGAATCTCTTCAGTGCCATTGTGTCCCTTATTTGTAAAGCTTTCACTGttcaaaatcttaaaataaaactgcagaagcACTCCATATTAACTGATAAGTAATCAACACTGTCAATTTTGAATGTTAAGATTGATCTAAATGTCTTGGAAATAAAGGAACTCTCTTGGGTCAACAACATTCTTAGTGAGTGTGTATATACTGCTGAAGGAGAGCCCTTCAGCCTCAGTGGAGGGTCGCATAGAAGCAGGCTCTATCTAGCCAGTGTAGTTAGTGTTTCTGctcatttgtttttttgtttgttttttttcagtgctcaggACTTGGAGCTTCATTCTGCTATATGCTTTCATATCTAGTGGGACGTCCTGTTGTATACAGATACTtaacagaaaaagcagtaaaatggTCAGAACAGGTAAAGCCTCTAGAGatcacagaatgttttgggttggaagggaccttaaagatcatctagttccaccccccccaccatgggcagggacaccttccactagcccaggttgctcaaagccccgtccaacctggccttgaacccttccagggagggggcagccacagcttctctgggcaacctgtgctagtgtctcgccaccctcactgtgaagaatttcttccttatatctgatctaaatttaccttctttcagtttaaaaccattatcccttgtcctgtccctatactccctgataaagggtccctccccatctttcctgtagccccccttaagtactggaaggccactagaaggtctctccagagccttctcttctccaggctgaacacccccaactctctcagcctgtcctcacaggggagctgctccagccccttgatcacctttgtggcctcctctggacccacctcgagcaggtccatgtgcTTATAttggggatcccagagctggacacagcactgcaggtggggtctcacgagtgTGGAG
This genomic interval carries:
- the TMEM41B gene encoding transmembrane protein 41B, with amino-acid sequence MAQRRAAERGPCQGAAESARHQRQLLEGKAQAEGGSARTSLLILVSIFLSAAFLMFLVYKNFPQLSEEERECIKIPRDMDDAKALGKVLSKYKDTFYVQVLVAYFATYVFLQTFAIPGSIFLSILSGFLYPFPLALFLVCLCSGLGASFCYMLSYLVGRPVVYRYLTEKAVKWSEQVERHREHLINYIIFLRITPFLPNWFINITSPVINVPLKVFFIGTFLGVAPPSFVAIKAGTTLYQLTTAGEAVSWNSVFVLMILAILSILPAVFQKKLKQKFE